One genomic window of Gossypium hirsutum isolate 1008001.06 chromosome D11, Gossypium_hirsutum_v2.1, whole genome shotgun sequence includes the following:
- the LOC107886090 gene encoding LOW QUALITY PROTEIN: pentatricopeptide repeat-containing protein At3g14580, mitochondrial (The sequence of the model RefSeq protein was modified relative to this genomic sequence to represent the inferred CDS: inserted 1 base in 1 codon; deleted 2 bases in 1 codon; substituted 2 bases at 2 genomic stop codons): MAKRMISRSLLSSVKSSYPQNFPSLFHHPITTKISSLKPLSFFSSLSSYHQPTHTTSPPLFKLTHKDXLSPTEILKIFDNLKDPNSLISVLAQYSARKDYKPTEPLFTLLINKLAXAQDFNSIENIMEKLKREKACRLSDEFFQNVIKKYGHVGGRIKRAIEILFSMPEYGTWPSVKTFNIVLSLFVSNKLFDVVHEVYGKAPNLGVEIEACTLNILIKGLCENGKLEFAFQLLDEFPKQRCKCKPTVRTYSTLMHGLCDKGKVDEAFELMXRMETEGIDADAVSFNILISGLRKQGRIDEGVKLLEIMKKKGCFPNAGSYQEVLYGLLDAARFMEAKEIMGRMVFERVNPSFDSYKKLIHGFCKGKMVKEVDWALKQMVRHGFVPKMGMWIQIVGCVFARNKNNTCDCSLLGEIINS; the protein is encoded by the exons ATGGCCAAACGCATGATTTCACGTTCCCTTCTTTCTTCTGTCAAAAGCTCTTACCCCCAGAATTTTCCCTCACTTTTTCACCATCCAATCACCACTAAAATCTCATCTCTTAAACCCCTTTCGTTTTTCTCCTCACTTTCCAGCTACCATCAACCAACCCACACCACTTCCCCTCCCCTTTTCAAACTAACCCACAAAGACTAGCTCTCCCCGACCGAAATCCTCAAAATCTTTGACAATCTTAAAGATCCAAACTCTCTCATTTCAGTCCTAGCCCAATACTCAGCTCGCAAGGATTATAAACCAACTGAACCTCTCTTCACTTTGCTCATCAACAAGCTCGCATAAGCCCAGGATTTTAATTCCATTGAAAATATAATGGAAAAGCTCAAACGTGAAAAAGCCTGTCGTTTATCCGATGAATTCTTCCAGAATGTGATTAAAAAGTATGGGCATGTCGGGGGTCGAATCAAAAGGGCAATCGAGATCCTTTTTAGCATGCCAGAATATGGGACTTGGCCTAGTGTTAAAACCTTTAATATCGTATTGAGCTTATTCGTATCGAACAAACTATTTGATGTTGTTCACGAGGTTTATGGGAAAGCTCCCAATTTGGGTGTTGAAATCGAAGCTTGTACTCTGAATATTCTCATTAAAGGGTTGTGTGAAAATGGGAAATTAGAGTTTGCATTCCAACTGCTCGATGAATTTCCTAAACAAAGGTGTAAG TGTAAGCCTACTGTTAGAACTTATTCTACTTTAATGCACGGGTTGTGCGATAAGGGGAAGGTTGATGAAGCTTTTGAGTTGA GGAGGATGGAAACGGAAGGAATCGATGCTGATGCTGTTAGCTTTAATATCTTGATTTCAGGTCTTAGGAAACAAGGTAGGATTGATGAAGGTGTGAAGCTGTtggaaattatgaaaaagaaagggTGTTTTCCCAATGCAGGGTCTTATCAAGAGGTGTTGTATGGTTTGCTTGATGCTGCGAGGTTTATGGAAGCAAAGGAGATTATGGGGAGAATGGTTTTCGAGAGGGTTAATCCTAGTTTTGATTCATACAAGAAGTTGATTCATGGTTTTTGTAAGGGGAAGATGGTAAAGGAAGTTGATTGGGCTTTGAAACAAATGGTTCGCCATGGTTTTGTTCCGAAAATGGGAATGTGGATTCAGATTGTTGGCTGTGTTTTTGCAAGGAATAAGAACAACACTTGTGATTGCAGTTTACTTGGTGAAATCATCAATAGCTAG
- the LOC107955317 gene encoding putative callose synthase 8 gives MSNEIVPVDDPIEEPKPSKKPVVYDEDEGSEGVIKSLPYYGESSSSGSGGYVPEVFNSESLPSTLTSEIQRFLRVANMLEWKAPRVAYLCRFHAFEIAHNLDRNSTGRKVRQFKTVLLQRLERDEETSKTSRLEQSDSRELKRVYDENRRYINQHAEAFDLENSHGEKLLDACRIASVLYEVLKTVIAGPQALADRESIQARSELFAYNILPLDHGGIQQAIMKFPEIKVAIQVIRNVRGLPSTQNLPKRGTFVDCFEFLQYSFGFQKENVANQREHLVLLLANVLSRHSRKQALALKTIDASIDELMRKFFKNYTNWCKFLVRKSNIRLPCVKQDAQQYKILYIGLYLLIWGEAANLRFMPECLCYIFHHMAYELHGMLTGAVSMTTGDTIEPAYGGSHESFLSNVVTPIYEVIREEAEKNKCGTADHTTWRNYDDLNEFFWSPDCFQVGWPMRTKHDFFCTSSPKKSKVKNSRSAREQRKEKETEDEEQGLNYVTSEENSEPKWLGKTNFVEIRSFWQVFRSFDRMWSFFILSLQAMIIMACHDVGSPLEVFDAVILEDVMSIFITSAILKLIQAILDITFTWKARNTMELSQKRIQLLRLAYAVIWTIVLPVVYAQSRRKYTCYSTQYESWIGKWCYSPFMVVVVIYLITNAVDLVLFFVPAVSKYIEISNWSICRTISRWTQPTLYVGQGMQETQISLFKYTFFWMLVLSTKLVFSYSFEIKPLIAPTREIMKIGVQTYDWHELFPKVRSNVGAIVAVWAPIIVVYFMDTQIWYSVYCTVCGGLYGILHHLGEIRTLGMLRSRFHSLPSAFNRLIPPPSKKRTKSFLQNIFCKVSKSEVLDLKFVLVWNQIISNFRSEDLISNREMDLMTIPTSGLFPEFIRWPIFLLANKFSTALSIARDFVGKDEKLFKRIRKDEYMYFCVKECYESVKYILEVLIVGDLEKRVVSNIVNEIERSIEESTFLQDFKMSALPALQNKVVELLELIAEGDKNQNGKVVQVLQDIFELVTNDMMANGHRVVDLIECSQEAVDDFTVFSRKIEPQLFESAASKTSICFPLPEDGPLTEQIQRLLLLLTVKDKAMDIPANLEARRRISFFATSLFMDMPSAPEVCSMMSFSVMTPHYMEDVNFSMKELQSSKGQVSIIFYMQKIFPDEWKNFLERMGYQNFNELIDDGKEEEIRKKINELIDDGKEEEIRKWASFRGQTLSRTVRGIMYYRQALKLQALLEMPEYKDVLEDVNVFERNNPKSSAELDALVDMKFTYVVSCQMFGSHKSSGDPRAEDVKDLMIRYPALRVAYIEEKEEIIGDKPQKVYFSILAKAVGTFDQVIYRIKLPGPPIIGEGKPENQNHAIIFTRGEALQTIDMNQDNYLEEALKVRNLLQEFHHNRGRRPPTILGLREYIFTESVSTLAWFMSYQETSFVTIGQRLLANPLRVRFHYGHPDVFDRLFHITRGGISKASKTINLSEDVFAGFNSTLRRGCITYHEYLQVGKGRDVGLNQISKFEAKVANGNSEQTLSRDIHRLGRRFDFFRMLSCYFTTIGFYFSSLISVLGIYVFLYGQLYLVLSGLEKALLIEARMKNIESLETALASQSFIQLGLLTGLPMVMEIGLEKGFLTALKDFVLMQLQFAAVFFTFSLGTKTHHFGRTIMYGGAKYIPTGRKVVVFHASFTENYRLYSRSHFVKGFELLLLLVVYDLFRRSYQSSMAYVLITYSVWFMTMTWLFAPFLFNPSGFDWDKIVDDWKGWNKWIKEKGGIGIQQNKSWQSWWNDEQAHLRRSGYGARLFEILLSIRFFLYQYGLVYHLDISQQSKNFLVYVLSWVVILAVFLTVKAVNIGRQLFSARYHLMFRFFKAFLFLSVFAIVITLSVICELSSKDLLVCCLAFLPTGWGLILDAQAVRPIIENTGLWQFTEVLAKAYDYGMGSILFFPIAILAWIPIFSEFQTQFLFNPAFNRHLQIQPILEGKKKQK, from the exons ATGTCGAATGAGATTGTCCCTGTTGATGATCCCATTGAAGAACCAAAACCCAGCAAGAAACCAGTCGTATACGATGAAGATGAAGGGAGTGAGGGTGTTATAAAATCACTTCCTTATTATGGTGAAAGTAGTAGTAGTGGAAGTGGTGGGTATGTTCCTGAAGTGTTTAACAGTGAAAGTTTGCCTTCTACTTTGACTTCTGAAATCCAAAGGTTTCTTAGAGTTGCTAATATGTTGGAATGGAAAGCCCCTCGTGTTGCTTATCTTT GTCGTTTTCATGCTTTTGAAATAGCACATAACTTGGACCGTAATTCAACAGGAAGGAAAGTTAGACAGTTTAAAACCGTGCTTCTTCAAAGGCTTGAACGT GATGAAGAAACTTCAAAAACATCCAGGCTGGAACAGAGTGACTCACGAGAACTTAAACGTGTTTATGATGAAAATAGGAGATATATCAACCAACATGCCGAAGCATTTGACTTGGAAAATag TCATGGAGAGAAGTTGCTAGATGCATGTAGAATTGCTTCTGTGTTGTATGAAGTACTAAAGACAGTTATAGCTGGTCCTCAG GCCCTTGCTGACAGAGAGAGCATTCAAGCTAGATCTGAGTTGTTTGCCTACAATATTCTGCCACTTGATCATGGAGGCATTCAGCAAGCAATTATGAAATTTCCTGAG ATTAAAGTTGCTATTCAAGTTATTCGTAATGTCCGTGGTTTACCCTCAACCCAGAACCTTCCAAAACGTGGGACTTTCGTAGATTGTTTTGAATTTCTTCAGTATTCTTTTGGGTTCCAG AAAGAAAATGTAGCCAACCAGAGGGAACATCTTGTTCTACTCCTTGCTAATGTCCTTTCTCGGCACTCTCGGAAGCAAGCGTTGGCCTTGAAG ACAATTGACGCGTCTATTGATGAGCTAATGAGaaagtttttcaaaaattatacaAACTGGTGCAAATTCTTGGTCAGAAAAAGCAATATCAG GTTGCCTTGTGTCAAACAAGATGCTCAGCAATATAAAATTCTATATATAGGTCTTTATCTTCTTATTTGGGGAGAGGCTGCGAACCTGCGATTTATGCCAGAATGTCTTTGTTATATCTTTCACCAT ATGGCATATGAATTGCACGGTATGTTAACTGGTGCTGTTAGTATGACAACTGGTGACACAATCGAGCCAGCATATGGAGGAAGCCATGAGTCTTTCCTTAGCAATGTGGTTACCCCCATATATGAAGTCATACGTGAG GAAGCTGAGAAAAACAAATGTGGAACAGCTGACCATACTACATGGAGGAACTATGATGACCTGAATGAGTTTTTCTG GTCTCCTGATTGTTTCCAAGTAGGTTGGCCTATGCGTACGAAGCATGATTTTTTCTGCACAAGTTCTCCTAAGAAGAGCAAAGTTAAGAATTCTAGGAGTGCTAGAGAACagaggaaggaaaaagaaactGAAGATGAAGAACAGGGGTTAAACTAT GTAACTTCGGAGGAGAATAGTGAACCAAAATGGTTGGGGAAGACAAATTTTGTAGAGATCCGTTCCTTTTGGCAAGTTTTTAGGAGCTTTGATAGGATGTGGAGCTTTTTTATACTATCCCTTCAG GCAATGATAATTATGGCTTGCCATGATGTTGGATCTCCACTTGAAGTGTTCGATGCCGTAATATTGGAGGATGTTATGAGCATCTTCATAACATCTGCGATTCTTAAGCTCATACAAG CAATTCTAGATATTACCTTCACATGGAAAGCAAGAAACACTATGGAGTTATCTCAAAAACGGATACAATTGCTAAGGCTTGCTTATGCGGTGATATGGACCATTGTTCTTCCTGTTGTTTATGCTCAGTCTAGGAGGAAATATACTTGTTATTCCACACAATATGAAAGCTGGATTGGAAAATGGTGCTATTCTCCCTTTATGGTTGTTGTGGTAATATACCTAATAACGAATGCAGttgatctagtcttattttttgTTCCGGCTGTTAGCAAGTACATTGAAATCTCAAACTGGAGCATCTGCAGAACTATATCTAGGTGGACACAG CCTACACTATATGTTGGGCAGGGAATGCAGGAGACTCAAATTTCTCTTTTCAA GTATACCTTTTTCTGGATGCTAGTGCTCTCAACCAAGTTAGTGTTCAGCTACAGTTTTGAG ATAAAACCCCTAATAGCACCAACaagagaaattatgaaaattgGTGTGCAAACATATGACTGGCATGAGCTTTTCCCCAAAG TCAGGAGCAATGTTGGTGCTATTGTGGCAGTGTGGGCTCCCATAATAGTT GTGTATTTCATGGACACACAGATATGGTATTCTGTTTATTGTACAGTCTGTGGAGGACTTTATGGCATTTTGCATCATCTTGGTGAG ATCCGGACATTGGGAATGCTGAGAAGTAGATTTCATTCCTTGCCTTCTGCATTCAACCGCCTCATCCCACCACCATcaaaaaagagaacaaaaagtTTCCTCCAGAACATATTTTGCAAG GTGTCCAAAAGTGAGGTATTGGATCTGAAGTTTGTTCTAGTCTGGAACCAAATTATCAGTAATTTTAGATCAGAGGACTTGATAAGCAACAG GGAAATGGATTTGATGACGATACCTACATCCGGGCTGTTTCCTGAATTTATTCGCTGGCCTATTTTCCTTCTTGCAAATAAG TTTTCAACAGCACTAAGCATTGCAAGAGATTTTGTGGGGAAGGATGAGAAACTTTTTAAAAGGATTAGAAAAGATGAGTACATGTACTTTTGTGTAAAGGAGTGCTATGAGTCGGTGAAGTACATCCTTGAAGTTCTTATTGTTGGTGACCTTGAAAAGAG GGTTGTATCAAACATCGTGAATGAAATTGAGCGAAGCATTGAAGAATCAACTTTTCTTCAAGATTTCAAGATGAGTGCACTTCCGGCTCTACAAAACAAAGTTGTGGAGTTGCTTGAATTGATA GCTGAGGGAGATAAAAATCAAAATGGTAAAGTTGTGCAAGTACTCCAAGATATCTTTGAGCTCGTAACAAATGATATGATGGCAAACGGTCACAG AGTAGTGGATTTGATAGAATGCTCCCAAGAAGCTGTGGATGATTTTACTGTTTTCTCTAGAAAGATAGAACCACAATTATTTGAATCTGCTGCTAGCAAGACCTCTATATGTTTTCCTTTGCCTGAAGATGGCCCTCTTACTGAACAG ATTCAGCGGTTGCTTTTATTGCTTACTGTCAAAGATAAGGCAATGGACATACCTGCAAACTTAGAAGCTCGAAGGCGTATTTCGTTCTTTGCTACTTCACTCTTTATGGATATGCCTAGTGCTCCTGAAGTGTGCAGTATGATGTCTTTCAG TGTTATGACCCCCCATTATATGGAGGATGTCAATTTTTCGATGAAGGAGCTACAATCAAGCAAAGGACAAGTTTCTATCATCTTCTATATGCAAAAAATCTTCCCag ATGAGTGGAAGAACTTTTTGGAGCGTATGGGATATCAAAACTTTAATGAACTAATAGATGATGGCAAGGAGGAAgagattagaaaaaaaattaatgaactAATAGATGATGGCAAGGAGGAAGAGATTAGAAAGTGGGCTTCTTTTCGTGGCCAAACGCTAAGCAGAACAG TTAGAGGAATTATGTACTATAGACAAGCCTTAAAATTACAAGCACTTCTTGAAATGCCTGAGTATAAAG ACGTTCTCGAGGATGTTAATGTTTTTGAACGAAATAATCCCAAGTCATCTGCGGAACTAGATGCCTTAGTAGACATGAAATTCACGTATGTTGTCTCTTGTCAAATGTTCGGCTCACATAAATCTTCGGGGGACCCTCGTGCAGAAGACGTAAAGGATTTGATGATAAG GTATCCAGCTCTACGTGTTGCATATattgaagagaaagaagaaataatAGGAGATAAGCCTCAAAaggtttatttttctattctgGCAAAAGCTGTTGGTACTTTTGATCAG GTAATCTATCGCATAAAGCTTCCTGGTCCACCAATCATTGGTGAAGGGAAGCCAGAAAATCAAAACCATGCCATAATCTTCACACGTGGAGAAGCTCTCCAAACAATTGACATGAACCAA GACAATTATTTGGAAGAAGCTCTTAAAGTGAGAAATCTTCTGCAAGAGTTTCATCATAACCGTGGGCGGCGCCCTCCTACAATACTTGGTCTGAGGGAATACATATTCACTGAAAG TGTTTCTACTTTAGCATGGTTTATGTCGTATCAGGAAACCAGCTTTGTCACCATTGGTCAAAGGCTTCTTGCCAATCCTCTCAG GGTTCGCTTCCACTATGGGCATCCAGATGTATTTGATAGGCTGTTTCACATCACAAGGGGTGGAATAagcaaagcatcaaaaacaaTAAACTTGAGTGAGGATGTTTTTGCCG GATTTAACTCGACCCTGCGACGGGGATGTATTACATATCACGAGTACCTGCAAGTTGGCAAAGGTCGTGATGTAGGTCTTAATCAAATCTCAAAGTTCGAGGCCAAAGTTGCTAATGGGAATAGTGAACAAACTTTAAGCCGTGACATACACCGTCTTGGTCGtcgatttgatttttttaggatGCTATCTTGCTATTTCACAACCATTGGATTTTACTTCAGCAGCCTG ATTTCTGTACTCGGAATTTATGTGTTCCTCTACGGACAACTATACCTTGTTCTTAGTGGACTAGAAAAGGCACTCCTCATTGAGGCTAGAATGAAAAACATTGAATCATTGGAAACTGCTCTTGCTTCTCAATCGTTTATTCAGCTTGGTCTTTTAACTGGCTTACCGATGGTAATGGAGATCGGACTTGAGAAGGGATTTCTTACGGCCCTTAAAGATTTTGTTCTTATGCAACTGCAGTTTGCTGCTGTTTTCTTCACTTTTTCCCTTGGGACAAAAACCCATCATTTTGGTCGGACAATTATGTATGGCGGAGCTAAGTATATACCTACCGGACGTAAGGTTGTGGTGTTTCATGCCAGCTTTACTGAGAACTACAGATTGTATTCACGAAGCCACTTTGTTAAAGGATTTGAACTGTTGCTCCTGTTAGTGGTTTACGATTTGTTCCGGAGGTCCTACCAGAGTAGCATGGCATATGTATTAATCACGTACTCTGTTTGGTTCATGACCATGACTTGGTTATTTGCACCATTTTTGTTTAATCCTTCCGGATTCGATTGGGACAAGATTGTAGATGATTGGAAAGGCTGGAATAAGTGGATCAAGGAGAAAGGTGGTATTGGGATTCAGCAAAACAAGAGTTGGCAATCTTGGTGGAATGATGAACAAGCTCACCTTCGTCGTTCAGGATATGGTGCTAGACTGTTTGAAATTCTTCTTTCGATTCGGTTCTTCTTGTATCAGTATGGCTTGGTGTATCATCTTGACATCTCCCAACAGAGCAAAAATTTCCTTGTTTATGTGCTTTCCTGGGTTGTGATTCTGGCAGTTTTCCTGACGGTCAAG GCAGTGAACATTGGAAGGCAACTTTTCAGTGCTCGTTACCATCTGATGTTTAGGTTCTTTAAAGCATTCCTCTTCCTAAGTGTTTTCGCCATTGTTATCACTCTCTCAGTCATCTGTGAACTGTCGTCCAAGGATTTACTTGTCTGCTGTCTTGCATTTCTGCCGACTGGATGGGGTCTGATTTTG GATGCTCAAGCTGTGAGGCCAATTATTGAGAACACCGGACTCTGGCAGTTCACTGAGGTATTAGCTAAGGCATATGATTACGGAATGGGATCGATCCTTTTCTTTCCAATTGCTATATTGGCATGGATTCCGATCTTTTCAGAATTCCAAACTCAATTCCTTTTCAACCCGGCTTTCAATAGGCATCTCCAAATCCAACCAATTCTTGAAGGGAAGAAGAAGCAAAAATAA